From a region of the Chitinophaga caseinilytica genome:
- a CDS encoding sigma-70 family RNA polymerase sigma factor, which translates to MGKQTDQQTKVLSLHMFDERHIWARFCEGEKAAFRELYDHFYTRMFVWGCKWLKGEEAFVRDTLHDFFIYLWERRTRLSQPAHLSAYLLTSFKRRLTDGWEKELQSSGLDNLADQSESDMTEAETFSAQFALVQAALANLSPAQREVIEMRYLAGMSPEQIAAHKNTSLRTVYNLMHRGITQLRRQVGSQHLFFL; encoded by the coding sequence GTGGGGAAACAAACAGACCAGCAGACCAAAGTCTTATCCTTGCATATGTTCGATGAGCGCCACATCTGGGCCAGGTTTTGCGAAGGGGAAAAAGCAGCCTTCCGGGAATTGTACGACCATTTTTACACGCGGATGTTCGTGTGGGGATGTAAATGGTTGAAAGGGGAAGAAGCTTTTGTCAGGGATACGTTGCATGATTTTTTCATTTATCTCTGGGAACGGCGCACCCGTCTTTCCCAACCAGCCCATCTCTCCGCCTACCTGCTCACGTCCTTCAAACGCCGTTTGACGGACGGGTGGGAAAAGGAATTGCAGTCTTCCGGGCTCGACAACCTGGCCGATCAATCCGAATCAGATATGACCGAAGCGGAAACGTTCTCCGCGCAGTTCGCCCTCGTGCAGGCGGCGTTGGCCAACCTTTCGCCTGCGCAGCGCGAGGTGATCGAAATGCGGTACCTCGCCGGCATGAGCCCCGAACAGATCGCCGCCCATAAAAACACGAGTCTCCGCACGGTGTACAACCTCATGCACCGGGGCATCACCCAACTCCGCCGCCAGGTGGGCAGCCAGCATTTGTTCTTCCTCTAA
- a CDS encoding SRPBCC family protein, with protein sequence MSGNTVTLHRMLKTTPEKVFRAFTDERAIASWLPPYGFLCTVHEMKPETGGTFRMSFHNFSTGNSHSFGGKYLEIKPNELLKYTDQFDDPNLPGEMVTTVVLKKTIAGTEINIKQEGIPAAIPVEFCYLGWQESLDKLTRLVEPEIPDA encoded by the coding sequence ATGTCAGGCAATACCGTAACATTACACCGCATGCTGAAAACCACGCCGGAGAAAGTTTTCCGCGCATTCACCGACGAAAGGGCCATCGCTTCCTGGTTGCCCCCGTATGGTTTCCTTTGCACCGTGCACGAAATGAAACCCGAAACAGGCGGCACCTTCAGGATGTCTTTCCACAATTTCTCAACGGGAAACAGCCATTCTTTCGGTGGCAAGTACCTGGAAATCAAGCCGAACGAATTGCTGAAATACACCGATCAGTTCGATGATCCCAACCTGCCCGGCGAAATGGTCACCACCGTAGTGCTGAAGAAAACCATTGCCGGTACGGAAATCAATATCAAACAGGAAGGCATTCCCGCAGCTATTCCCGTAGAATTCTGCTACCTCGGCTGGCAGGAGTCGCTCGATAAGCTGACCCGCCTCGTAGAGCCCGAGATCCCGGACGCTTGA
- a CDS encoding TonB-dependent receptor domain-containing protein, producing MNYRFIFLSILLLATQAVWAQKASITGIVNDKSGNRPLEYASVSLFRNSDSSLVAGSLTDAKGNFLLEKLAPGNYYLRILFMGYTTRFVGNVSVAAGQRLDLGVRLLEPGSSMLDQVNITGTQQNAINRIDKQVYRAGQFESAKGGNAMDVLKNLPSVSMDGEGGISVRGSSNFLVLINGKPVVTDARTVLSQLPANAIEHIELVTAPSAKYDPDGKGGIINITTKKGATDGFSMAANVMGGLPSTGDHGNKEKPKRFGGDLTVNFKKGKWDVSAGGNYTRNDNAGYREGDVYTKNFTTGMLTRFPSSGERSFDKYNYAGRASATFSPDSANTFSAGAFVGKRYQARLADILYHNSASQIGNGELVRETTYFNSNLQTRYGNFFLGNIDYTHTFRNKSTLSASALFENARLYGNTRNKNLAYPETGEVLQEVYNPYENPIKGYRLKLDHAIHIGKGKLESGYQFRHDTQEGTFGYSVTPATSQPDADRFRGSASAANRIHSVYTQYSGKLEKLEYQGGLRYEYADRTVWLSYDPAPHRLDLSNLFPSASLLYAIKKDWKVKAGYSKRIQRTNNYELNPIPEREHSETLEQGDPDLLPSFIDLVELGTVHNFKKGSLFGTLYFQHIKHPIQRVNSVYADTILNRVFTNAEAATVFGLEAGANLEPVKWWSLYIGGNVYNYRIKGDLTILGITSSVNNKDWVYSINTNSNFKLGDGWSMQANINYLSVRPTAQGEDSRFLVPNASLKKTFFDGRFSATLQWQNIDLGMQQTQRQRITTSGRDFYTTTNYIYETDVFLIHLGYNLNRLSGKSKLPASEIGDKEF from the coding sequence ATGAACTACAGATTTATTTTCCTTTCCATTTTACTGTTGGCCACGCAGGCCGTTTGGGCGCAAAAAGCCTCCATTACCGGGATCGTCAACGACAAATCCGGTAACCGGCCGCTGGAATATGCCAGTGTTTCTTTGTTCAGGAACAGCGACTCCTCCCTGGTTGCCGGCAGCCTCACGGATGCGAAAGGGAATTTCCTGCTGGAGAAACTCGCTCCGGGCAATTACTATCTCCGGATACTGTTCATGGGATACACAACCCGTTTCGTGGGCAACGTCAGCGTAGCGGCGGGCCAGCGGCTAGACCTGGGCGTTCGGTTGCTGGAGCCCGGAAGCTCCATGTTGGACCAGGTGAACATAACGGGCACGCAACAAAATGCCATCAACCGGATCGACAAGCAGGTATACCGCGCAGGACAGTTCGAGTCGGCAAAAGGCGGCAACGCCATGGACGTCTTGAAGAACCTCCCTTCCGTTTCGATGGATGGCGAAGGCGGCATCAGTGTACGCGGTTCGTCGAATTTTTTGGTGCTTATCAATGGGAAGCCAGTGGTGACAGACGCCCGTACTGTCCTGAGCCAGCTTCCTGCCAACGCCATCGAGCACATCGAGCTGGTTACCGCGCCATCGGCAAAATATGACCCGGACGGAAAGGGCGGCATCATCAATATCACGACGAAAAAGGGCGCTACAGACGGGTTTTCCATGGCTGCGAACGTCATGGGCGGTTTGCCCAGCACTGGCGATCATGGCAATAAGGAAAAACCGAAGCGTTTCGGCGGCGATCTGACCGTAAATTTCAAAAAAGGGAAATGGGACGTGTCTGCCGGCGGGAACTACACCAGGAACGATAATGCGGGTTACCGGGAAGGGGATGTCTATACGAAAAATTTTACAACCGGTATGCTTACCCGGTTCCCGTCGAGCGGAGAACGGAGCTTCGACAAATACAATTACGCAGGCCGCGCATCCGCCACTTTTTCGCCGGATTCGGCCAATACCTTTTCTGCCGGCGCCTTCGTCGGGAAACGGTACCAGGCCCGTTTGGCGGATATCCTGTACCATAATTCCGCGTCCCAAATCGGCAATGGGGAACTGGTACGGGAAACCACTTATTTCAACTCTAACCTTCAGACCCGGTACGGGAATTTTTTCCTGGGCAATATCGATTATACGCATACGTTCCGGAACAAATCCACCCTTTCGGCTTCCGCTTTATTCGAGAATGCCCGGCTCTACGGCAATACACGCAACAAAAACCTGGCATACCCTGAAACCGGCGAAGTTTTGCAGGAGGTGTACAATCCATATGAAAACCCCATCAAAGGGTACCGGCTCAAACTCGATCATGCAATCCATATCGGAAAGGGTAAACTCGAAAGCGGATACCAGTTCCGGCACGACACGCAGGAAGGAACGTTCGGCTACTCTGTAACACCCGCTACTTCCCAACCGGATGCCGATCGCTTCCGCGGCTCTGCTTCCGCCGCCAACAGGATCCATTCGGTATACACGCAATATTCGGGAAAGCTGGAAAAGCTGGAATACCAGGGCGGACTGCGATATGAATATGCCGACAGAACGGTGTGGCTGTCTTACGACCCGGCGCCGCACCGGCTCGATCTGTCCAACCTTTTCCCTTCTGCCAGCCTGTTATACGCCATCAAAAAGGATTGGAAGGTCAAGGCCGGCTACAGTAAACGGATCCAGCGTACGAACAACTATGAACTGAACCCCATCCCGGAACGGGAACACTCCGAAACACTGGAACAGGGAGATCCCGACCTGTTGCCCTCGTTTATCGATCTAGTGGAGCTGGGAACGGTACATAATTTCAAGAAAGGCTCTTTATTCGGGACATTATATTTTCAGCACATTAAGCATCCCATCCAACGGGTTAACAGCGTATATGCCGATACCATTCTGAACCGGGTATTCACCAATGCCGAAGCGGCTACTGTTTTCGGGCTGGAAGCGGGCGCGAACCTGGAGCCGGTAAAATGGTGGAGCCTGTACATCGGCGGAAATGTGTATAACTACAGGATCAAAGGCGATCTCACGATCCTGGGCATTACCTCCTCCGTCAACAATAAAGATTGGGTATATTCCATCAATACGAATTCCAATTTCAAACTGGGCGACGGGTGGAGCATGCAGGCCAATATCAACTACCTGTCCGTCAGGCCCACGGCGCAAGGCGAGGATTCACGGTTCCTGGTGCCCAATGCCTCACTTAAAAAGACTTTTTTCGACGGCCGTTTCTCCGCAACATTGCAGTGGCAGAATATCGATCTTGGCATGCAGCAAACCCAGCGGCAGCGGATCACCACAAGCGGCCGGGATTTTTATACCACAACGAATTATATTTACGAAACCGACGTATTCCTCATCCATCTCGGGTATAACCTCAACCGGTTGAGCGGCAAATCCAAACTGCCGGCCAGCGAAATCGGGGACAAGGAATTCTAG
- a CDS encoding RagB/SusD family nutrient uptake outer membrane protein — protein MKKITLYIAAALALTAGGCKKFLDVTPKGRILPTTVADYELFMNDVVLADAGYISPEFATDDLLFSEENARLVARTTKIYLWQKETMLVTEDDSEWSRIYTNVFNCNLVLDKIDAATEGTAEDKARIKAEAKIHRAWAFFHLANIYGKEYTPATAGKDLGTPLLLIPDLEAKTTRATVQAIYDQVLKDLNDALATASLPDVGRNYVHPGKAAATALMARVQLYMGHYTEAKTFAEKALTYNATLLDHNTFSFSNPAKPYSGVKNKPAAELNPENLFPRTNGQTGTFTRFMISPELLGIIGEKDLRYVFAFTRIPFSASTPAGAFPDYLRGAVNFSIGVPEMMLIKAEVLARNNQKDEAVALLNTLRQKRFKPEDYVPLAAANADEALQLVLRERRLELLYKGVRLFDLKRLNQDPRFKKDLERTHNGQTYRLPAGSPNYQMEIAPKIMLINPAILPNIRN, from the coding sequence ATGAAAAAAATCACGCTATATATCGCCGCGGCGCTTGCCCTCACGGCAGGCGGCTGCAAAAAATTCCTCGACGTTACGCCGAAAGGCAGGATCCTTCCAACTACCGTGGCGGATTATGAACTGTTCATGAACGACGTGGTGCTGGCCGATGCGGGTTACATCAGCCCGGAATTCGCGACAGACGACCTTCTTTTCAGCGAAGAAAACGCGCGGCTCGTGGCCCGCACTACCAAAATTTACCTCTGGCAGAAGGAAACGATGCTGGTGACGGAAGACGATAGCGAATGGAGCCGCATCTACACCAATGTATTCAATTGCAACCTGGTGCTCGACAAGATCGACGCGGCCACGGAAGGCACGGCGGAAGATAAAGCCCGCATCAAGGCGGAAGCCAAGATCCACCGGGCATGGGCTTTCTTCCATCTCGCCAATATCTACGGCAAGGAATACACGCCGGCTACAGCGGGCAAAGACCTGGGTACTCCCCTGCTGCTGATCCCCGACCTGGAAGCCAAAACCACCCGCGCTACGGTGCAGGCCATTTACGACCAGGTGCTCAAAGACCTGAACGACGCCCTCGCCACCGCATCGCTGCCCGACGTGGGCCGCAACTACGTGCATCCCGGGAAGGCCGCGGCCACGGCACTGATGGCCCGCGTGCAACTGTACATGGGGCATTATACCGAAGCGAAAACCTTCGCCGAAAAAGCGTTAACCTACAACGCTACACTGCTCGATCATAACACCTTCTCCTTTTCAAACCCGGCGAAGCCATACAGCGGCGTCAAAAACAAACCGGCCGCGGAACTCAACCCGGAAAACCTCTTCCCCCGCACCAACGGCCAAACCGGTACTTTCACGCGGTTCATGATCTCGCCGGAACTGCTGGGCATCATCGGCGAAAAGGACCTCCGTTACGTATTCGCATTTACCCGCATCCCGTTCTCGGCTTCCACCCCTGCCGGAGCGTTCCCGGATTATCTCCGCGGAGCCGTGAACTTCAGCATCGGCGTGCCCGAGATGATGCTCATCAAAGCCGAAGTGCTGGCCCGCAACAATCAGAAAGACGAGGCCGTGGCCCTGCTGAACACCCTTCGCCAGAAGCGCTTCAAACCCGAAGATTATGTGCCCCTCGCGGCGGCGAACGCAGACGAGGCCCTGCAACTCGTACTCCGGGAAAGAAGACTGGAACTGCTCTACAAGGGCGTTCGCCTGTTCGACCTGAAACGCCTGAACCAGGACCCGCGCTTCAAAAAAGATCTCGAGCGTACGCATAACGGCCAAACCTACCGCCTGCCCGCCGGTTCGCCGAACTACCAGATGGAGATCGCGCCGAAGATCATGCTCATCAACCCTGCCATTCTTCCCAATATCAGAAACTAA
- a CDS encoding maleylpyruvate isomerase N-terminal domain-containing protein: protein MTIQQPVHVAHLLPMLDAKLSELLRSLTPEEWQAQTVAKLWKVKDVAAHLLDSNICILSILRDGYFGEQADIHPGKTSSIS, encoded by the coding sequence ATGACTATCCAACAACCCGTCCACGTAGCACACCTGTTGCCCATGCTCGATGCCAAACTTTCTGAATTATTGCGATCGCTCACGCCGGAAGAATGGCAGGCGCAAACAGTGGCGAAATTGTGGAAGGTGAAAGACGTGGCGGCGCATCTGCTGGACAGTAACATCTGTATCTTATCCATTTTGCGGGACGGATATTTCGGGGAACAGGCGGACATTCATCCCGGCAAGACCTCCTCGATTTCCTGA
- a CDS encoding gliding motility-associated C-terminal domain-containing protein — protein sequence MTAFLTGSAAVAMAQSGPPTRPVDPDRPARLIAAAPGALRYQWYRNGLPIPGANGVAHTTVEPGTYTVVAFNGPDACASDPSDPVVLTGPTGPRQQGTDMSISKSADARQLLGGQNISYLLTVTNNGPATATGIIVTDALPAALSFDRLQPPAKGTATYQPGRHQVIWEIPILPARESATLTILAKAAKTGTIENTATVTASQPDSVPANNRATHLLQVMPLFIPTAFTANGDGHNDRFRIIGLERYPDNELTVFNRWGNVVFTQKNYQQRWDAQGQEVGTYVYILRVRDAAGEWHLFKGNITVLR from the coding sequence TTGACCGCTTTCCTCACCGGGAGCGCAGCCGTAGCCATGGCACAATCCGGTCCGCCGACAAGGCCCGTAGACCCGGACAGGCCCGCCAGGCTCATCGCTGCCGCTCCTGGTGCTTTGCGATACCAATGGTACCGTAACGGGCTCCCCATTCCGGGTGCTAACGGTGTCGCGCATACGACCGTTGAGCCAGGCACCTACACCGTGGTAGCTTTCAATGGCCCGGATGCCTGCGCCTCCGACCCCTCAGACCCCGTGGTCCTCACCGGCCCCACCGGGCCGCGGCAACAGGGGACGGACATGTCTATCAGCAAATCGGCCGACGCCCGCCAGTTGCTGGGCGGACAAAACATTTCATACCTGCTGACCGTCACCAACAACGGTCCCGCCACCGCCACGGGGATCATCGTGACAGACGCCCTGCCCGCGGCGCTATCGTTCGACAGGCTGCAACCTCCCGCAAAAGGGACCGCGACTTACCAACCCGGAAGGCACCAGGTAATCTGGGAAATACCCATCTTGCCCGCCCGCGAAAGTGCGACGCTCACCATCCTGGCGAAAGCCGCCAAAACCGGCACGATCGAGAATACGGCTACGGTTACGGCTTCGCAGCCAGACAGCGTGCCCGCCAACAACCGCGCCACGCACCTGCTTCAGGTGATGCCGCTGTTCATCCCCACCGCTTTTACGGCCAATGGCGACGGGCATAACGACCGGTTCCGCATCATCGGTCTGGAGCGGTATCCGGACAATGAGCTGACGGTGTTCAACCGCTGGGGGAACGTTGTGTTCACGCAAAAGAATTACCAGCAGCGGTGGGATGCGCAGGGGCAGGAAGTGGGCACGTATGTGTACATCCTCCGGGTGCGCGATGCTGCGGGAGAATGGCACCTGTTCAAAGGGAATATTACGGTGTTGCGATAA
- a CDS encoding SusC/RagA family TonB-linked outer membrane protein, which translates to MSSRTTLLFIALTLPGQLLPTQVLHARQQETAGFQKEPVEKVFKTLGARYKVRFFYTGSVTAKNAVISMPQNTRSLEEALQYLTEHYDFLFRQQDNMISVSLKSARSLDPVYQERVVKGRVGLLDGDRIIYAPGVTVRESGTTSATITDEKGYFNLKLKGNSSQLIISYLGYETSQQEAGANTMLNVTLKPAAQAIREVVISTGYQSLAKKNTTGAYSSLSPQEIERRSSQSLNQILEGSIPGLTLATRYTGLARDRQSAGVDLQMRGGSAIAVDRNQPLIVVDGFPVNQLPDNMNDVEKIDVLKDAAAAAIWGARASNGVIVITTKRGKDGKVRINYAANTYFTQRPDYSKLHRASATDILDYDKELYDKGYVFPAMFAGGTNGYSPSFDLLLRLDAGDISQSDYTRMRDSLGGISNQSQIRDGLTRTGIRQNHYLSFSGGSDRYRYMISGSYDNNKSNFIGNKEELFQLNARNDIEVTRNFSVNVDINAISGSSKAAGASNFDVQQLPPYQLLRDEQGNYIREYIAFNKGSNDEIVKMGYLDNGRNLIEESLLADNLTKKFGIRAKIGAAWKIWKGLTVNSSFLYDRLKSSTRKITDKDAYAARSYINRYANVENGKVIFNIPIGNMLDQSETSYNNWAWRSQLNYSTLIDSKHFISAIAGFEMKKNVTDGFSFRKFGYDDELLAWQYIDQKKLAQPGLIWWNGSGLASFDPNSLDRFSYNDVRERSYYGTAVYTYDDRYTFTGSYRVDQSNMFGADPKYRRTPLWSVGGAWNVAEENFFRVPAVSMLKLRVTAGLTGNYDRETTPLLVATRTFQAALADYRARVNYYNPKLRWERTRTINAGLDLGLLKDRFQVSVDVYNRYGYDLLGSVLLDPTVGFNTFKINASKMTNKGVDLAIQANIIDGKGFRWSSRLNAGFNKNKITDNKIQDSNPAISRVSGGGTYVEGYPREAFWSYRWAGLDERGNPLVYGDNNEKVKQAVLSSLVNNGVYRAPYSGGFTNIFYYKDIFASAFLTYNFGNIIRRYTPDMNGLAFGTNYDARVSERWRKPGDEAATDLASITLPGTRPISMTAANVRSSIRPTAKCPALTSVSVRCSSDINCLPRSSSAAS; encoded by the coding sequence TTGTCTTCACGGACGACGCTACTCTTTATTGCCCTTACCTTACCGGGCCAGCTGCTGCCCACGCAGGTGCTGCACGCCCGCCAGCAGGAAACGGCCGGTTTCCAGAAGGAGCCCGTCGAGAAGGTTTTCAAAACTTTGGGCGCCCGGTACAAGGTCCGCTTCTTCTATACCGGTTCCGTGACCGCGAAGAACGCCGTCATTTCCATGCCGCAAAACACCCGCAGCCTCGAAGAGGCGTTGCAGTACCTGACGGAACATTATGATTTCCTTTTCCGGCAGCAGGACAATATGATCAGTGTAAGCCTGAAAAGCGCCCGCTCGCTGGACCCCGTGTACCAGGAGCGCGTGGTGAAAGGGCGCGTGGGCCTGCTCGACGGCGACCGGATCATCTATGCGCCAGGCGTCACCGTTCGTGAAAGTGGCACCACCAGCGCCACCATCACCGATGAAAAGGGATATTTCAATCTCAAGCTGAAAGGCAACTCGTCGCAGCTCATCATCAGTTATCTCGGATACGAGACCAGCCAACAGGAAGCAGGCGCCAACACCATGCTCAACGTGACGCTGAAACCTGCTGCCCAGGCCATCCGCGAAGTAGTGATCTCCACCGGCTACCAATCCCTCGCGAAGAAAAACACCACCGGCGCGTATTCCTCCCTTTCTCCGCAGGAGATCGAGCGCAGGAGCAGCCAGTCGCTCAATCAGATCCTGGAAGGCAGCATCCCCGGGCTTACACTGGCCACACGGTACACAGGCCTTGCGCGCGACCGCCAGTCGGCCGGCGTAGACCTGCAGATGCGCGGCGGCAGTGCCATCGCTGTTGACAGGAACCAGCCGCTGATCGTGGTAGACGGGTTCCCGGTGAACCAGTTGCCGGACAATATGAACGACGTGGAAAAGATCGACGTGCTCAAAGACGCGGCAGCAGCGGCGATCTGGGGCGCCCGCGCTTCCAATGGCGTGATCGTCATTACCACCAAACGTGGCAAAGACGGGAAAGTCCGCATCAACTACGCCGCCAATACGTATTTCACGCAACGGCCGGATTACTCGAAGCTGCATCGCGCTTCGGCTACAGATATCCTGGATTACGACAAGGAATTGTACGATAAAGGGTATGTTTTCCCGGCGATGTTCGCGGGCGGCACCAACGGCTATTCCCCGTCTTTCGACCTGCTCCTCCGCCTCGACGCCGGCGATATCAGCCAGTCTGACTACACCCGCATGCGCGACTCCCTGGGCGGCATTTCCAACCAAAGCCAGATCCGCGACGGGCTCACCCGCACCGGCATCCGGCAGAACCATTACCTCTCGTTTTCTGGCGGTAGCGACCGGTACCGCTATATGATTTCCGGATCGTACGACAATAACAAATCGAACTTCATCGGCAACAAGGAAGAACTCTTCCAGCTCAACGCCCGCAACGATATCGAAGTAACCCGCAACTTCAGCGTGAACGTAGACATCAACGCCATTTCCGGCAGTTCGAAAGCCGCCGGGGCTTCCAATTTCGATGTCCAGCAATTGCCGCCATACCAGTTGCTGCGCGACGAACAGGGCAATTACATCCGCGAATACATCGCATTCAATAAAGGCTCCAACGACGAGATCGTAAAAATGGGGTATCTCGACAACGGCAGAAACCTCATCGAAGAATCGCTGCTGGCCGATAACCTTACCAAAAAATTCGGCATCCGCGCGAAAATTGGTGCGGCATGGAAAATCTGGAAAGGCCTGACGGTCAATTCCAGCTTCCTGTACGACCGGTTGAAATCCAGCACCAGGAAGATCACCGATAAAGACGCCTACGCCGCCCGTTCCTACATCAACCGCTACGCCAACGTGGAAAACGGGAAGGTAATTTTCAATATCCCTATCGGCAACATGCTCGACCAGTCGGAAACCTCCTACAACAACTGGGCGTGGCGCTCACAACTGAACTACTCCACGCTGATCGATTCCAAACACTTTATAAGCGCGATCGCCGGTTTCGAAATGAAGAAAAACGTCACCGACGGGTTCAGCTTCCGGAAATTCGGGTACGACGACGAGCTGCTGGCCTGGCAATACATCGATCAGAAAAAACTCGCACAGCCCGGGTTGATCTGGTGGAACGGCAGTGGACTCGCATCATTCGATCCCAACAGCCTCGACCGGTTCAGCTACAACGATGTGCGCGAACGGTCTTACTATGGGACTGCCGTGTATACTTACGACGACCGATATACCTTCACAGGAAGCTACCGGGTAGACCAGTCGAACATGTTCGGCGCCGATCCCAAATACCGCCGCACCCCGTTATGGTCTGTGGGTGGCGCGTGGAACGTGGCCGAAGAAAACTTCTTCCGCGTACCGGCCGTGAGCATGCTGAAACTCCGCGTTACCGCGGGCCTCACGGGCAACTACGACCGCGAGACTACGCCCTTGCTGGTAGCCACCCGTACCTTCCAGGCCGCCCTGGCGGATTATCGCGCACGCGTCAACTACTACAACCCGAAACTCCGCTGGGAACGCACGCGTACCATCAACGCCGGGCTTGACCTCGGTTTGCTGAAAGACAGGTTCCAGGTGTCGGTAGACGTGTACAACCGTTATGGGTACGACCTGCTCGGCAGCGTGCTGCTCGACCCTACGGTGGGCTTCAACACGTTCAAGATCAACGCATCGAAGATGACCAACAAGGGTGTAGACCTCGCTATCCAGGCCAACATTATCGACGGGAAGGGATTCCGCTGGTCGTCTCGCCTGAACGCCGGTTTCAACAAAAACAAGATCACCGACAACAAGATCCAGGATAGTAACCCTGCCATTAGCCGGGTGAGCGGCGGCGGCACGTATGTGGAAGGTTACCCGCGCGAAGCATTCTGGAGCTACCGCTGGGCGGGGCTGGACGAGCGCGGCAATCCGCTCGTGTATGGAGACAACAACGAGAAAGTGAAGCAGGCCGTGCTCTCTTCGCTGGTGAACAATGGCGTATACAGGGCGCCTTATTCAGGAGGGTTTACGAACATCTTCTATTACAAAGACATCTTTGCCAGCGCGTTCCTGACATACAATTTCGGCAACATCATCCGCCGGTATACACCGGATATGAACGGGCTCGCCTTCGGCACCAACTACGACGCACGCGTGTCTGAACGTTGGCGCAAACCGGGCGACGAAGCCGCTACCGACCTGGCTTCCATCACCCTTCCTGGGACCCGGCCGATTTCTATGACGGCCGCGAACGTGCGATCCAGTATTCGACCAACAGCGAAATGCCCGGCGCTTACATCCGTCTCCGTGAGGTGCAGCTCGGATATAAATTGCCTTCCACGCTCCTCAAGCGCAGCTTCCTGA
- a CDS encoding FecR family protein, with translation MGEFTAAKLATLPSFINYCHGTDRADAAYWERYLQEHPAKAPMIAEARELVNIGSWMVRGEKEKSAALDRLDAYLAAPVVARSRRRYLPYVAAAASVAVLIAAAIFLTRPKHAPIAPVIETAAQNARKNLLLPDSSVVLLEHGTLVELENDYGNHRRLVRLEGTAYFKVVQDPRKPFSVLAGEYLITALGTSFRVSIRPDSLQVLLEEGKVKVEYVAGKKPELIAVLGPSDRLDLRPGATAAPQRGTFRAAELHTWKAEEIVFDNTPLTEAVRQLEAVYNIRIALQDFDPKKETFSGRFRNDRLTEVLEVLCFTLNKRYEINEDSTEIIIH, from the coding sequence ATGGGGGAATTTACGGCTGCAAAACTGGCCACGCTACCATCTTTCATCAACTACTGCCACGGTACCGACCGCGCCGATGCCGCGTATTGGGAACGCTATCTACAGGAGCATCCTGCAAAAGCGCCCATGATCGCCGAAGCGCGCGAGCTGGTCAACATCGGCAGCTGGATGGTGCGGGGTGAAAAAGAAAAATCCGCCGCCCTCGACCGGCTCGATGCCTACCTGGCTGCACCGGTTGTGGCCCGCAGTCGCCGGCGTTACCTCCCCTATGTAGCAGCGGCCGCATCCGTGGCGGTCCTCATCGCCGCGGCGATTTTCCTCACCCGGCCCAAACACGCGCCCATCGCGCCCGTCATCGAAACCGCCGCGCAGAACGCCCGCAAGAACCTCTTATTGCCGGACAGCAGCGTTGTGCTACTGGAACATGGCACGCTCGTGGAACTGGAAAATGATTACGGCAACCATCGCCGCCTCGTACGACTGGAAGGCACCGCCTATTTCAAAGTGGTCCAAGATCCCCGCAAACCCTTCAGCGTGCTGGCGGGAGAATACCTGATCACGGCGCTGGGCACTTCCTTCCGCGTGAGCATCCGGCCGGATAGTTTGCAGGTGTTGCTGGAAGAAGGTAAGGTGAAAGTGGAATATGTAGCCGGTAAAAAACCGGAGCTTATTGCCGTGCTCGGGCCTTCAGACCGGCTCGATCTCCGCCCCGGCGCCACCGCTGCGCCGCAGCGCGGCACGTTCCGGGCTGCCGAGCTCCACACCTGGAAAGCAGAAGAAATCGTATTCGACAATACGCCGCTCACCGAGGCCGTCCGCCAGTTGGAAGCGGTATATAATATCCGGATAGCGTTGCAGGATTTCGATCCGAAAAAGGAAACCTTCTCGGGGAGGTTCCGCAACGACCGACTGACCGAAGTGCTCGAAGTGCTTTGCTTTACATTAAACAAGCGATATGAGATAAACGAGGATTCTACCGAAATCATTATTCATTAA